The following proteins come from a genomic window of Malus domestica chromosome 02, GDT2T_hap1:
- the LOC108170135 gene encoding putative disease resistance RPP13-like protein 1 — protein MKVEEVAEKYFDELLSRSLFQKSRKMSFKMHDLISGLAMFMARGFCYSLEGNESHEVPKIVRHFSYVKEEFDAASRFGPLYGMKCLRTFLPMALRLEMKFYVSNRILQDLLPTLTRLRVLSLSKYKNITEVPDSIGHLIHLRYMDVSYTSIERLPDIVCTLYNLQTLLLSNCSSLTKLPAGIPKLINLHHLNFKGTNIGEMPSEMGRLKGLRTLTTFIVGKSTGSSIKQLRELSHLRGKLSILKLRNVLDLEDAVRANLKNKKDLKELELAWGDEDTNDSEKERHVLDKLQPSVNLEKLAISFYGGISFPDWLGNSNSLSNIQFMRLSDCSHCLSLPSFGQLPTLKVLYIERMKSVMTVGIEFYGGNGTPVIKPFQSLEKLAFKKMPEWEEWQPSSSGGQQPDFPRLQELILDNCPKLRGLPYHLPCLKKLSASECGVLQGGTATFTIDCLKQLRINECPAASCRAEM, from the coding sequence ATGAAAGTGGAAGAGGTGGCTGAAAAATATTTTGATGAACTGTTATCTCGATCGTTGTTTCAAAAGTCACGGAAAATGAGTTTTAAAATGCATGATCTCATTAGTGGCTTGGCTATGTTCATGGCCAGGGGGTTTTGCTACAGCTTGGAAGGGAATGAATCACATGAAGTTCCTAAAATAGTTCGTCACTTTTCGTATGTGAAAGAAGAGTTTGATGCTGCATCAAGATTTGGGCCATTGTATGGTATGAAGTGTTTGCGGACCTTCCTACCTATGGCTTTAAGATTAGAAATGAAGTTTTATGTGAGTAACAGGATTCTGCAAGATTTGTTGCCTACTCTAACACGTTTGCGGGTGTTATCATtatcaaaatacaaaaatatcacTGAAGTACCTGATTCTATTGGCCACCTCATACACTTGCGCTATATGGACGTCTCCTATACCTCAATTGAAAGGTTACCTGATATAGTCTGCACTCTCTACAATTTGCAGACATTATTGTTATCAAATTGTTCCTCTCTTACAAAATTGCCTGCTGGAATCCCAAAATTGATTAATCTGCACCATCTTAATTTTAAAGGAACAAATATTGGAGAGATGCCATCGGAAATGGGTCGACTAAAAGGTTTGAGGACATTGACTACGTTTATTGTGGGGAAATCTACTGGTTCAAGCATTAAACAGTTGAGGGAGCTTTCACATCTTCGAGGgaaactttctattttgaagCTGCGGAATGTACTAGACCTTGAGGATGCTGTGCGGGCCAATTTGAAGAATAAGAAGGATCTCAAGGAGTTAGAGCTGGCATGGGGTGATGAGGACACCAATGATTccgaaaaggagagacatgtacTTGACAAGCTCCAGCCTTCCGTGAATTTGGAGAAACTGGCCATCagcttttatggtggaatcAGCTTTCCGGATTGGTTGGGAAACTCTAATTCCTTATCTAACATTCAATTCATGCGTCTCAGTGATTGTAGTCATTGTTTATCCTTGCCAAGTTTCGGGCAGCTACCCACTCTTAAAGTACTCTACATCGAAAGGATGAAATCTGTTATGACAGTTGGCATTGAGTTCTATGGTGGAAATGGAACTCCTGTAATAAAGCCATTTCAATCTTTGGAGAAGCTAGCGTTTAAGAAGATGCCAGAGTGGGAGGAATGGCAACCAAGTTCAAGTGGAGGCCAACAACCAGACTTTCCTCGTCTTCAGGAGTTGATTTTAGACAACTGTCCGAAGCTGAGAGGCTTGCCTTATCATCTTCCTTGCTTGAAAAAACTTTCCGCGTCTGAGTGCGGGGTTCTACAAGGGGGAACGGCTACTTTCACAATCGATTGCTTAAAGCAATTGAGGATAAATGAATGCCCAG